From Coffea arabica cultivar ET-39 chromosome 9c, Coffea Arabica ET-39 HiFi, whole genome shotgun sequence, one genomic window encodes:
- the LOC113708615 gene encoding uncharacterized protein isoform X1, with translation MLPREVEDPNGHGTIPACASVDKCGEYPMEKEVNENKGDTADGVGNRNEVEDGYEDEDEEEDVDFNPLLKDSPSQEASSSLSSENEGLDADVMDSRENASASVATDSTAKLPSPVQDCPVGDTDPGEEVVTQTETSTAGECKKGSEIGSLHEKSEGSGSRMFVDGDLVAGEFSPAVHSGKPVINMDDEDAICMRTRARYSLASFTLDELETFLQETDDDDDLQNVDDEEEYKKFLAAVLLGGDGDPQSAQENDNVDDEDEENDADFELEIEEALESDIDEDARDEIQEEVYDVAGRRPKTRQNRRKKASVEGNKKLLGQSKRPLRPLLPSAPLAQRLPFSTLDGKSFIMNHAADFPPSTTDGSINGFSPHQIGQLHCLIHEHMQLLVQVFSICVLEPSRRHIAAKVQELIKEILHVRDHVLAWRRLPYPSFCFFPPHIHPSVPNEAPRISPVPCIDESSSVVDVWRSCPSGNNMVPPDIISASKGRRESLRDGHGPEGSFWMPYINGPVLSVMDVAPLRLVGNFVDDVSAVVQEYHRRQVGLTCDTRSEREPLFPLSCFPASEPCDQILRGADSPTLSVAHLSPKSDRTPKKTMASALVERAKKQSVALVPKEIAEIAQRFYPLFNPALYPHKPPPAPLANRVLFTEAEDELLALGLMEYNTDWKAIQQRFLPCKSKHQIFVRQKNRSSSKAPENPIKAVRRMKNSPLTADEIARIEEGLKIFKLDWMSIWKFFVPYRDPSLLPRQWRIANGTQKSYKCDATKNAKRQLYERNRRASKPAALPNWQTSPEKEDNSTDKVCVDKNNVRNQMDREEESYVHEAFLADWGPGTSNLASSFPNSQQQEKSPLQPPLQEGSQVSEQLHRSGSEGAQAPIFNEFPAAVRSSSSQVCGRPYRARRVNNARLVKLAPDLPPVNLPPSVRVMSQSAFKSYQGGATVQPSSANSSVIGPGAEAGVGKVVKHTANSGVCNSAKAGQITISPVNANTSNRQPRDSLIIRNKDASEERDESDLQMHPLLFQAPENSHFPYYPLYSSASTSRSFNFFAGSPPQLNLSLFHNPRHANSAVNFLAKSLKPSESGSSCRVDFHPLLQRSEDVNSSSVAACSTAQFSTNLETSEGRCAQVQSPLGGTPSMCRAHNSSAASAVSPGQKINELDLDICLSSTSRQHKALGSEDVNECGTAVSVANTKDFRNLGSPMPKDSLKQSSQSMPVAYAPDKIGSKLDSGVHAVVVASDEGNRSSADNTEDQSLPEIVMEQEELSDSEDEVGENVEFECEEMADSEAEEGSDSDQMVDMQNEDVEKADADADSNDQQDDPIRCDDSEGNAFQTVEGRQMGKKIDHSSSSLSLNLNSCPPGSPLMKKPNNGSLKGSNTAPDEKVHSGARAATENIPSNDDNVASQKQVVELGSQSNLNSGITSSKKPRKRACGPDLRLRRGTPKRRNTSLKTDMNSAKSKQDS, from the exons ATGCTACCACGGGAAGTTGAGGACCCCAATGGGCATGGTACAATTCCTGCCTGTGCCAGCGTAGACAAATGTGGTGAATATCCAATGGAAAAAGAGGTCAATGAGAACAAGGGCGATACTGCAGATGGTGTTGGTAACAGAAATGAGGTTGAGGATGGatatgaagatgaagatgaggaAGAGGATGTAGATTTCAATCCTTTATTAAAGGATTCTCCTTCTCAAGAAGCTTCTTCAAGCTTGAGCTCTGAAAATGAAGGTTTGGATGCTGATGTTATGGATAGTAGGGAAAATGCTTCTGCATCTGTAGCTACTGATTCCACAGCAAAGCTTCCCAGTCCAGTGCAGGACTGTCCTGTGGGAGACACTGACCCAGGTGAAGAGGTTGTGACACAGACTGAAACTTCTACTGCAGGAGAATGTAAAAAAGGCTCTGAAATTGGGTCCCTGCATGAAAAGAGTGAAGGATCAGGCAGCCGGATGTTTGTTGATGGTGATTTGGTGGCTGGGGAGTTCAGCCCTGCTGTACATTCCGGGAAGCCTGTAATAAATATGGACGATGAGGATGCAATTTGCATGCGCACAAGAGCTCGATACTCACTTGCTAGCTTTACACTTGATGAATTGGAGACTTTTCTTCAAGAAacagatgatgatgatgacctTCAAAatgttgatgatgaagaagagtacaagaaatttctTGCTGCTGTTCTACTTGGTGGGGATGGGGACCCTCAAAGTGCACAAGAGAATGACAatgttgatgatgaagatgaagaaaatgatgCAGACTTTGAGCTTGAAATTGAAGAGGCACTTGAGAGTGACATtgatgaggatgcaagggatgagaTTCAAGAAGAGGTTTATGATGTTGCTGGTCGCCGACCCAAGACTAGGCAAAATAGACGCAAGAAAGCTTCTGTTGAAGGCAACAAGAAGCTTTTGGGCCAGTCGAAGAGGCCATTACGCCCGCTCTTACCAAGTGCACCTCTAGCACAACGTCTGCCCTTTTCAACTCTGGATGGGAAAAGCTTCATAATGAACCATGCTGCAGATTTTCCTCCTTCAACAACTGATGGATCTATAAATGGATTTTCTCCACATCAGATTGGGCAATTGCATTgtctgatccatgaacacatgcAGCTTCTTGTTCAGGTATTTTCCATTTGTGTACTTGAGCCTTCTCGACGGCACATAGCTGCCAAAGTTCAGGAATTGATTAAAGAGATACTTCATGTACGTGATCATGTGTTAGCGTGGAGAAGATTACCATATCCTAGTTTCTGCTTCTTTCCTCCTCACATTCATCCATCAGTGCCAAATGAAGCACCCAGAATTTCCCCAGTGCCATGCATTGATGAATCTTCTTCTGTTGTTGACGTTTGGAGAAGCTGTCCTTCAGGGAATAACATGGTACCGCCTGATATCATCTCTGCTTCAAAAGGAAGACGTGAGTCTCTTCGTGATGGCCATGGTCCCGAGGGTTCCTTCTGGATGCCATACATAAATGGTCCAGTATTGTCTGTAATGGATGTAGCTCCACTCAGATTAGTTGGGAACTTTGTGGATGATGTTTCTGCTG TGGTGCAGGAATATCATAGACGCCAAGTGGGACTTACGTGTGATACTCGCTCAGAAAGGGAACCGTTATTCCCTTTAAGCTGTTTCCCTGCTTCTGAACCATGTGATCAAATTTTGAGAGGTGCTGATTCTCCAACTTTGAGTGTGGCACATTTGTCACCTAAAAGTGATCGAACACCTAAGAAGACAATGGCATCTGCCCTGGTTGAAAGGGCCAAAAAGCAATCAGTTGCTCTAGTTCCAAAGGAGATTGCTGAGATAGCTCAGAGATTTTATCCCTTGTTTAATCCTGCCCTTTACCCTCATAAGCCACCCCCTGCCCCTCTTGCAAACCGTGTACTTTTCACCGAGGCAGAGGATGA ATTATTAGCATTGGGGTTAATGGAATATAATACAGACTGGAAAGCAATTCAGCAGCGCTTTCTTCCTTGCAAATCTAAGCATCAG ATTTTTGTAAGGCAGAAGAATCGTTCGTCCTCTAAAGCACCTGAAAATCCAATAAAG GCAGTTCGAAGGATGAAAAATTCTCCCTTGACAGCTGACGAAATAGCACGCATAGAAGAG GGGTTGAAGATATTTAAACTTGATTGGATGTCCATATGGAAGTTTTTTGTTCCTTATAGAGATCCATCCTTGCTACCTCGGCAATGGCGTATTGCTAATggaactcaaaagtcatataaATGTGACGCAACTAAAAATGCAAAGCGGCAGCTATATGAAAGAAACAGGAGAGCAAGCAAACCTGCAGCTTTGCCCAACTGGCAGACTTCACCAGAGAAAGAG GATAATAGCACGGATAAAGTTTGTGTAGACAAAAATAATGTACGTAATCAGATGGACAGAGAAGAGGAATCTTATGTTCATGAGGCATTTTTGGCAGATTGGGGACCAGGTACCTCCAATCTTGCTTCCAGTTTTCCCAACTCACAGCAGCAGGAGAAGTCCCCTCTGCAACCACCATTGCAGGAGGGCTCCCAAGTCAGTGAACAACTGCATAGGAGTGGGTCAGAAGGTGCCCAAGCCCCTATCTTCAATGAATTTCCAGCCGCTGTAAG GTCATCTAGCTCTCAAGTATGTGGCAGACCCTATCGTGCACGTAGAGTTAATAATGCCCGTCTAGTGAAATTAGCTCCAGACCTGCCTCCTGTAAATCTTCCACCCTCTGTCCGTGTGATGTCACAGTCTGCTTTTAAGAGCTATCAGGGTGGAGCAACTGTGCAGCCTTCAAGTGCCAATTCTTCTGTTATAGGTCCTGGAGCAGAAGCTGGAGTTGGGAAAGTGGTTAAGCATACTGCAAATTCAGGAGTTTGTAATTCAGCAAAAGCAGGACAAATTACAATAAGCCCTGTGAACGCCAACACTAGTAATCGGCAGCCTCGAGATTCTCTAATCATCAGGAATAAGGATGCTTCTGAAGAAAGAGATGAGTCTGATCTTCAGATGCATCCTTTACTGTTTCAGGCCCCTGAAAACAGTCATTTTCCATATTATCCATTGTACTCTAGTGCAAGTACTTCTAGATCTTTTAACTTCTTTGCAGGAAGTCCACCCCAATTAAATCTGAGTCTCTTCCACAATCCACGCCATGCAAACAGTGCTGTTAATTTCCTTGCAAAGTCATTGAAGCCGAGTGAATCAGGTTCATCTTGTCGGGTTGATTTTCATCCACTTCTTCAAAGATCCGAGGATGTGAATTCCAGTTCAGTGGCTGCATGTTCCACAGCTCAATTTTCAACAAATTTAGAGACATCTGAGGGAAGATGTGCTCAGGTTCAAAGTCCATTAGGTGGCACACCTAGTATGTGTCGTGCGCATAATAGTTCTGCTGCCTCTGCAGTGAGCCCCGGTCAAAAGATTAATGAACTTGACTTGGACATATGCCTCAGTTCCACATCCAGACAGCACAAGGCACTGGGAAGTGAAGATGTAAATGAATGTGGTACTGCTGTATCAGTAGCAAATACCAAGGATTTTAGAAACCTAGGATCTCCAATGCCAAAGGATTCTTTGAAACAGTCCAGCCAATCTATGCCTGTGGCTTATGCTCCAGATAAAATTGGCAGTAAGTTGGATTCGGGTGTCCATGCGGTGGTTGTAGCTAGTGATGAAGGAAACAGGAGCAGTGCTGATAATACTGAGGACCAATCTCTTCCAGAAATTGTAATGGAGCAGGAGGAGTTAAGTGACTCTGAGGATGAAGTTGGAGAGAATGTGGAGTTTGAATGTGAAGAGATGGCAGATTCAGAAGCCGAGGAGGGATCTGATTCTGACCAGATGGTTGACATGCAAAATGAG GATGTGGAGAAGGCAGATGCTGATGCCGATTCTAATGATCAACAGGACGATCCAATTAGGTGTGATGATTCAGAAGGCAATGCTTTTCAAACCGTAGAAGGCCGCCAGATGGGCAAGAAAATTGATCATTCCTCCAGCTCTTTATCTTTAAATTTAAACTCCTGTCCTCCAGGCTCTCCTTTAATGAAGAAGCCCAACAATGGAAGTCTGAAGGGCAGTAATACAGCTCCAGACGAGAAGGTTCATTCTGGTGCCAGAGCAGCTACTGAAAACATTCCATCAAATGATGACAATGTAGCGTCTCAGAAGCAAGTCGTGGAGCTTGGATCACAATCAAATCTGAATTCTGGCATCACTTCATCGAAAAAACCTAGAAAACGTGCATGTGGTCCGGATTTGCGCTTACGGAGGGGCACaccaaaaagaagaaatacaagCTTGAAAACTGATATGAACTCAGCAAAGTCCAAGCAAGACAGCTAG
- the LOC113708615 gene encoding uncharacterized protein isoform X2, with the protein MLPREVEDPNGHGTIPACASVDKCGEYPMEKEVNENKGDTADGVGNRNEVEDGYEDEDEEEDVDFNPLLKDSPSQEASSSLSSENEGLDADVMDSRENASASVATDSTAKLPSPVQDCPVGDTDPGEEVVTQTETSTAGECKKGSEIGSLHEKSEGSGSRMFVDGDLVAGEFSPAVHSGKPVINMDDEDAICMRTRARYSLASFTLDELETFLQETDDDDDLQNVDDEEEYKKFLAAVLLGGDGDPQSAQENDNVDDEDEENDADFELEIEEALESDIDEDARDEIQEEVYDVAGRRPKTRQNRRKKASVEGNKKLLGQSKRPLRPLLPSAPLAQRLPFSTLDGKSFIMNHAADFPPSTTDGSINGFSPHQIGQLHCLIHEHMQLLVQVFSICVLEPSRRHIAAKVQELIKEILHVRDHVLAWRRLPYPSFCFFPPHIHPSVPNEAPRISPVPCIDESSSVVDVWRSCPSGNNMVPPDIISASKGRRESLRDGHGPEGSFWMPYINGPVLSVMDVAPLRLVGNFVDDVSAVVQEYHRRQVGLTCDTRSEREPLFPLSCFPASEPCDQILRGADSPTLSVAHLSPKSDRTPKKTMASALVERAKKQSVALVPKEIAEIAQRFYPLFNPALYPHKPPPAPLANRVLFTEAEDELLALGLMEYNTDWKAIQQRFLPCKSKHQIFVRQKNRSSSKAPENPIKAVRRMKNSPLTADEIARIEEGLKIFKLDWMSIWKFFVPYRDPSLLPRQWRIANGTQKSYKCDATKNAKRQLYERNRRASKPAALPNWQTSPEKEDNSTDKVCVDKNNVRNQMDREEESYVHEAFLADWGPGTSNLASSFPNSQQQEKSPLQPPLQEGSQVSEQLHRSGSEGAQAPIFNEFPAAVRSSSSQVCGRPYRARRVNNARLVKLAPDLPPVNLPPSVRVMSQSAFKSYQGGATVQPSSANSSVIGPGAEAGVGKVVKHTANSGVCNSAKAGQITISPVNANTSNRQPRDSLIIRNKDASEERDESDLQMHPLLFQAPENSHFPYYPLYSSASTSRSFNFFAGSPPQLNLSLFHNPRHANSAVNFLAKSLKPSESGSSCRVDFHPLLQRSEDVNSSSVAACSTAQFSTNLETSEGRCAQVQSPLGGTPSMCRAHNSSAASAVSPGQKINELDLDICLSSTSRQHKALGSEDVNECGTAVSVANTKDFRNLGSPMPKDSLKQSSQSMPVAYAPDKIGSKLDSGVHAVVVASDEGNRSSADNTEDQSLPEIVMEQEELSDSEDEVGENVEFECEEMADSEAEEGSDSDQMVDMQNEDDPIRCDDSEGNAFQTVEGRQMGKKIDHSSSSLSLNLNSCPPGSPLMKKPNNGSLKGSNTAPDEKVHSGARAATENIPSNDDNVASQKQVVELGSQSNLNSGITSSKKPRKRACGPDLRLRRGTPKRRNTSLKTDMNSAKSKQDS; encoded by the exons ATGCTACCACGGGAAGTTGAGGACCCCAATGGGCATGGTACAATTCCTGCCTGTGCCAGCGTAGACAAATGTGGTGAATATCCAATGGAAAAAGAGGTCAATGAGAACAAGGGCGATACTGCAGATGGTGTTGGTAACAGAAATGAGGTTGAGGATGGatatgaagatgaagatgaggaAGAGGATGTAGATTTCAATCCTTTATTAAAGGATTCTCCTTCTCAAGAAGCTTCTTCAAGCTTGAGCTCTGAAAATGAAGGTTTGGATGCTGATGTTATGGATAGTAGGGAAAATGCTTCTGCATCTGTAGCTACTGATTCCACAGCAAAGCTTCCCAGTCCAGTGCAGGACTGTCCTGTGGGAGACACTGACCCAGGTGAAGAGGTTGTGACACAGACTGAAACTTCTACTGCAGGAGAATGTAAAAAAGGCTCTGAAATTGGGTCCCTGCATGAAAAGAGTGAAGGATCAGGCAGCCGGATGTTTGTTGATGGTGATTTGGTGGCTGGGGAGTTCAGCCCTGCTGTACATTCCGGGAAGCCTGTAATAAATATGGACGATGAGGATGCAATTTGCATGCGCACAAGAGCTCGATACTCACTTGCTAGCTTTACACTTGATGAATTGGAGACTTTTCTTCAAGAAacagatgatgatgatgacctTCAAAatgttgatgatgaagaagagtacaagaaatttctTGCTGCTGTTCTACTTGGTGGGGATGGGGACCCTCAAAGTGCACAAGAGAATGACAatgttgatgatgaagatgaagaaaatgatgCAGACTTTGAGCTTGAAATTGAAGAGGCACTTGAGAGTGACATtgatgaggatgcaagggatgagaTTCAAGAAGAGGTTTATGATGTTGCTGGTCGCCGACCCAAGACTAGGCAAAATAGACGCAAGAAAGCTTCTGTTGAAGGCAACAAGAAGCTTTTGGGCCAGTCGAAGAGGCCATTACGCCCGCTCTTACCAAGTGCACCTCTAGCACAACGTCTGCCCTTTTCAACTCTGGATGGGAAAAGCTTCATAATGAACCATGCTGCAGATTTTCCTCCTTCAACAACTGATGGATCTATAAATGGATTTTCTCCACATCAGATTGGGCAATTGCATTgtctgatccatgaacacatgcAGCTTCTTGTTCAGGTATTTTCCATTTGTGTACTTGAGCCTTCTCGACGGCACATAGCTGCCAAAGTTCAGGAATTGATTAAAGAGATACTTCATGTACGTGATCATGTGTTAGCGTGGAGAAGATTACCATATCCTAGTTTCTGCTTCTTTCCTCCTCACATTCATCCATCAGTGCCAAATGAAGCACCCAGAATTTCCCCAGTGCCATGCATTGATGAATCTTCTTCTGTTGTTGACGTTTGGAGAAGCTGTCCTTCAGGGAATAACATGGTACCGCCTGATATCATCTCTGCTTCAAAAGGAAGACGTGAGTCTCTTCGTGATGGCCATGGTCCCGAGGGTTCCTTCTGGATGCCATACATAAATGGTCCAGTATTGTCTGTAATGGATGTAGCTCCACTCAGATTAGTTGGGAACTTTGTGGATGATGTTTCTGCTG TGGTGCAGGAATATCATAGACGCCAAGTGGGACTTACGTGTGATACTCGCTCAGAAAGGGAACCGTTATTCCCTTTAAGCTGTTTCCCTGCTTCTGAACCATGTGATCAAATTTTGAGAGGTGCTGATTCTCCAACTTTGAGTGTGGCACATTTGTCACCTAAAAGTGATCGAACACCTAAGAAGACAATGGCATCTGCCCTGGTTGAAAGGGCCAAAAAGCAATCAGTTGCTCTAGTTCCAAAGGAGATTGCTGAGATAGCTCAGAGATTTTATCCCTTGTTTAATCCTGCCCTTTACCCTCATAAGCCACCCCCTGCCCCTCTTGCAAACCGTGTACTTTTCACCGAGGCAGAGGATGA ATTATTAGCATTGGGGTTAATGGAATATAATACAGACTGGAAAGCAATTCAGCAGCGCTTTCTTCCTTGCAAATCTAAGCATCAG ATTTTTGTAAGGCAGAAGAATCGTTCGTCCTCTAAAGCACCTGAAAATCCAATAAAG GCAGTTCGAAGGATGAAAAATTCTCCCTTGACAGCTGACGAAATAGCACGCATAGAAGAG GGGTTGAAGATATTTAAACTTGATTGGATGTCCATATGGAAGTTTTTTGTTCCTTATAGAGATCCATCCTTGCTACCTCGGCAATGGCGTATTGCTAATggaactcaaaagtcatataaATGTGACGCAACTAAAAATGCAAAGCGGCAGCTATATGAAAGAAACAGGAGAGCAAGCAAACCTGCAGCTTTGCCCAACTGGCAGACTTCACCAGAGAAAGAG GATAATAGCACGGATAAAGTTTGTGTAGACAAAAATAATGTACGTAATCAGATGGACAGAGAAGAGGAATCTTATGTTCATGAGGCATTTTTGGCAGATTGGGGACCAGGTACCTCCAATCTTGCTTCCAGTTTTCCCAACTCACAGCAGCAGGAGAAGTCCCCTCTGCAACCACCATTGCAGGAGGGCTCCCAAGTCAGTGAACAACTGCATAGGAGTGGGTCAGAAGGTGCCCAAGCCCCTATCTTCAATGAATTTCCAGCCGCTGTAAG GTCATCTAGCTCTCAAGTATGTGGCAGACCCTATCGTGCACGTAGAGTTAATAATGCCCGTCTAGTGAAATTAGCTCCAGACCTGCCTCCTGTAAATCTTCCACCCTCTGTCCGTGTGATGTCACAGTCTGCTTTTAAGAGCTATCAGGGTGGAGCAACTGTGCAGCCTTCAAGTGCCAATTCTTCTGTTATAGGTCCTGGAGCAGAAGCTGGAGTTGGGAAAGTGGTTAAGCATACTGCAAATTCAGGAGTTTGTAATTCAGCAAAAGCAGGACAAATTACAATAAGCCCTGTGAACGCCAACACTAGTAATCGGCAGCCTCGAGATTCTCTAATCATCAGGAATAAGGATGCTTCTGAAGAAAGAGATGAGTCTGATCTTCAGATGCATCCTTTACTGTTTCAGGCCCCTGAAAACAGTCATTTTCCATATTATCCATTGTACTCTAGTGCAAGTACTTCTAGATCTTTTAACTTCTTTGCAGGAAGTCCACCCCAATTAAATCTGAGTCTCTTCCACAATCCACGCCATGCAAACAGTGCTGTTAATTTCCTTGCAAAGTCATTGAAGCCGAGTGAATCAGGTTCATCTTGTCGGGTTGATTTTCATCCACTTCTTCAAAGATCCGAGGATGTGAATTCCAGTTCAGTGGCTGCATGTTCCACAGCTCAATTTTCAACAAATTTAGAGACATCTGAGGGAAGATGTGCTCAGGTTCAAAGTCCATTAGGTGGCACACCTAGTATGTGTCGTGCGCATAATAGTTCTGCTGCCTCTGCAGTGAGCCCCGGTCAAAAGATTAATGAACTTGACTTGGACATATGCCTCAGTTCCACATCCAGACAGCACAAGGCACTGGGAAGTGAAGATGTAAATGAATGTGGTACTGCTGTATCAGTAGCAAATACCAAGGATTTTAGAAACCTAGGATCTCCAATGCCAAAGGATTCTTTGAAACAGTCCAGCCAATCTATGCCTGTGGCTTATGCTCCAGATAAAATTGGCAGTAAGTTGGATTCGGGTGTCCATGCGGTGGTTGTAGCTAGTGATGAAGGAAACAGGAGCAGTGCTGATAATACTGAGGACCAATCTCTTCCAGAAATTGTAATGGAGCAGGAGGAGTTAAGTGACTCTGAGGATGAAGTTGGAGAGAATGTGGAGTTTGAATGTGAAGAGATGGCAGATTCAGAAGCCGAGGAGGGATCTGATTCTGACCAGATGGTTGACATGCAAAATGAG GACGATCCAATTAGGTGTGATGATTCAGAAGGCAATGCTTTTCAAACCGTAGAAGGCCGCCAGATGGGCAAGAAAATTGATCATTCCTCCAGCTCTTTATCTTTAAATTTAAACTCCTGTCCTCCAGGCTCTCCTTTAATGAAGAAGCCCAACAATGGAAGTCTGAAGGGCAGTAATACAGCTCCAGACGAGAAGGTTCATTCTGGTGCCAGAGCAGCTACTGAAAACATTCCATCAAATGATGACAATGTAGCGTCTCAGAAGCAAGTCGTGGAGCTTGGATCACAATCAAATCTGAATTCTGGCATCACTTCATCGAAAAAACCTAGAAAACGTGCATGTGGTCCGGATTTGCGCTTACGGAGGGGCACaccaaaaagaagaaatacaagCTTGAAAACTGATATGAACTCAGCAAAGTCCAAGCAAGACAGCTAG